A genomic stretch from Salarias fasciatus chromosome 10, fSalaFa1.1, whole genome shotgun sequence includes:
- the cox7b gene encoding cytochrome c oxidase subunit 7B, mitochondrial, with protein sequence MFRFAKAAVNISGQAVRQVRHGSTVPESFHSKYGNGLMVGGAVFCTAIWSYVLTQTGITWNLSPVGRIMPKPWREPESESEE encoded by the exons ATGTTCCGGTTCGCCAAAGCGGCTGTCAACATCAGCG GTCAAGCTGTGCGACAGGTGAGGCATGGATCTACTGTCCCAGAGAGCTTTCATTCCAAGTATGGCAATGGCCTGATGGTGGGAGGCGCTGTCTTCTGCACGGCAATCTGGTCATAC GTGCTGACACAGACCGGCATCACCTGGAACCTGTCACCTGTCGGCAGGATCATGCCGAAACCATGGCGAGAGCCTGAATCCGAGTCCGAGGAGTAA